In one Triplophysa dalaica isolate WHDGS20190420 chromosome 9, ASM1584641v1, whole genome shotgun sequence genomic region, the following are encoded:
- the LOC130429074 gene encoding 120.7 kDa protein in NOF-FB transposable element yields the protein MLSEKLGHISNCVLSFSYNKAIQCQSRKKLCPFWQGKASCKFPGCAQFNFSIFDEPAKDADCVLVKVEVSGQTDHSTGFTFRRRTSKSERKTLKEKLRQLTPMHLHTKTIAAADEQKLIEGNTNEVPPLTVLQKISSEKNLENRLDTNPFLDCIEIQNHQDLNLNFSPLQHQYIQFVAMSPFITHMYSVDQLQLLKDFQKEGKLFLYLDATGTVVAKPKDCKSILYYALCCPVISTTETTVVAVAEMLSSDQSTPTIQHWLTCLSRDYCKMFRQHLHPQKVETDFSWAIIHACIQAFCQIDVHTYLQRCLQVTEGKIKCSFTVVHICAAHMIKILCCKVSKVKCGKPTKDLFLYSMALLQNATTLNEIKALLTDIGTVFSEATHTNCQESINNLKTAIENQSIIADVETEITPTEEADLFTDTTPKTIRHDSPFVRCFEDVLSGTTRKRQTRKAFVAPPNPYYCPGLIDIVSRYLATLPLWTGIMLNQLGRTRDTNSEAENWFRTTKTIVLKNQLHRRPGDFIQTMQEFISGRVRGVKITKIRQGVLKNKELTEIDQPLSQEEKWGKKRQKKKKSKYFNSPKAQKPTKGSFTSPPWAAHGKLGQQSIKLTNTCTIDNLLYILYLAMKTRPFILAEVEQIKTKDRWMSTLLEVFRHFLVGQWSQGKISWLQNIDRFQGNRMWNAFGTEHDFVVSRLDYIHSSERMSVCNNKKCPSPQLQNSCWNVAILCDDFSDLQQSMDNWVDDSRSFPCRQKHRNRKACPGRRTLHIQEVHSWSTLFCDHGC from the exons ATGCTTTCAGAAAAACTCGGTCACATAAGCAACTGTGTTCTGTCATTTTCGTACAATAAAGCTATTCAGTGTCAGTcaagaaaaaaattgtgtcCATTCTGGCAAGGAAAGGCCAGTTGCAAATTTCCCGGTTGTGCACAgtttaatttcagcatttttgATGAACCTGCCAAAGATGCAGACTGTGTCCTGGTTAAGGTGGAAGTGTCTGGCCAAACAGATCATTCTACAGGCTTCACATTTCGAAGACGCACTAgtaaaagtgaaagaaaaacattgaagGAGAAGCTGAGACAATTAACGCCCATGCACCTTCACACCAAAACAATTGCAGCTGCAGATGAACAGAAACTAATTGAGGGAAACACAAATGAGGTGCCTCCGCTCACAGTACTGCAGAAAATCTCCAGTGAAAAAAACCTGGAAAATAGATTAGACACAAATCCATTTCTGGATTGTATCGAAATTCAGAACCATCAAGACTTGAACCTAAATTTCAGTCCGTTACAGCATCAGTATATACAGTTTGTGGCAATGTCACCCTTTATCACACACATGTACTCTGTTGATCAACTCCAGCTTCTGAAAGACTTCCAGAAAGAAGGCAAACTCTTCCTCTACCTCGATGCAACTGGAACTGTTGTGGCCAAACCTAAAGACTGCAAAAGTATACTGTATTATGCACTTTGCTGTCCAGTTATATCCACTACAGAAACAACAGTTGTTGCCGTAGCAGAGATGCTCTCTTCTGACCAGAGCACACCTACAATACAGCACTGGCTTACTTGTCTGTCACGtgattattgtaaaatgttcagACAGCACCTCCATCCTCAAAAAGTTGAGACAGACTTTAGTTGGGCAATTATTCATGCGTGTATCCAAGCTTTCTGTCAGATTGATGTGCACACGTACTTGCAGCGGTGTCTTCAGGTCACGGAAGGGAAAATAAAGTGCTCGTTCACTGTTGTGCACATATGTGCAGCACACATGATAAAGATACTTTGCTGTAAGGTGTCTAAAGTAAAATGTGGAAAGCCAACAAAGGACCTCTTCCTTTACTCCATGGCACTGCTGCAAAATGCCACAACACTGAATGAGATAAAAGCTCTGCTAACCGACATTGGAACTGTTTTTTCTGAGGCCACACATACAAACTGCCAGGAGAGTATAAATAACCTGAAGACTGCAATTGAAAATCAGTCTATTATTGCCGATGTGGAAACTGAAATAACACCAACAGAAGAAGCAGACCTATTCACAGACACAACCCCGAAAACAATCAGGCATGACTCCCCTTTTGTGAGATGCTTTGAAGATGTACTCTCAGGAACAAcaagaaagagacagacaagGAAGGCATTTGTAGCTCCCCCCAATCCTTACTATTGCCCTGGTTTGATCGACATAGTCAGTCGATACTTGGCAACTCTTCCACTTTGGACCGGAATTATGTTAAACCAGTTAGGTCGAACAAGAGACACCAACAGTGAAGCAGAGAACTGGTTCCGCACCACAAAAACAATAGTGTTGAAAAACCAACTACACAGACGTCCTGGAGACTTTATCCAAACCATGCAGGAGTTCATTTCTGGTCGAGTACGTGGTGTGAAGATTACAAAAATTCGCCAGGGTGTACTAAAGAACAAGGAACTGACAGAAATTGATCAACCATTAAGTCAGGAGGAGAAATGGGGGAAAAAACGgcagaagaaaaagaaatcCAAATACTTCAACTCCCCAAAGGCTCAGAAACCCACAAAGGGATCTTTCACATCTCCTCCATGGGCTGCTCATGGAAAGCTGGGACAACAGTCCATTAAATTGACTAACACCTGCACAATAGACAACTTACTGTACATTCTGTACCTGGCAATGAAGACAAGACCATTCATTCTTGCAGAGgtagaacaaataaaaacaaaagacagatgGATGAGCACATTGTTGGAGGTGTTTCGGCACTTCTTAGTCGGACAGTGGTCTCAGGGCAAGATCTCCTGGTTACAGAACATCGATCGTTTCCAAGGAAATCGCATGTGGAATGCTTTCGGAACCGAACATGACTTTGTGGTTTCCAGACTCGACTACATCCATTCCAGTGAAAGAATGTCTGTATGTAACAACAAGAAATGCCCTTCCCCGCAATTACAAAACAGTTGCTGGAATGTTGccatatt gTGTGATGACTTCTCAGACCTACAGCAGTCCATGGACAACTGGGTTGATGACAGTCGTTCATTTCCGTGCAGACAAAAGCACAG AAATAGAAAGGCATGTCCGGGTAGAAGGACTTTACACATCCAGGAAGTTCATTCATGGAGTACCTTGTTTTGTGATCATGGCTGTTGA
- the LOC130428992 gene encoding uncharacterized protein LOC130428992, producing MNELHQPGYGDRQATGNIFRSVFSKKCTVGHVVVVKIATKEKPEAEVESAEITISDDDTPPKTETEEEQSDTERMERECLSQQLGACCYQRVGNQTMNSEVRNVPWIQCDSCHGWLHTDCAGIHLTELGTDSSFNCGCQMKLPYHLKRTRAVAKECLLESVLTDEEIQKLAHDLRAGVLRSNRMFLKQHPNFSLKFKQNREALISIFTEKQTTAIIYRVHAVMRHNKGDLTQLSFNLEVMTPELTVSILRKLEGFNRYQAEKAFLSHIIFEDENTQKELED from the exons ATGAATGAACTGCATCAGCCAGGCTATGGGGACCGTCAGGCAACTGGCAACATTTTTAGGAGTGTATTCTCAAAAAAGTGTACAGTGGGTCATGTTGTAGTTGTAAAA ATTGCAACAAAAGAGAAGCCTGAAGCGGAAGTAGAGTCAGCTGAAATAACTATCAGTGACGATGACACACCTCCTAAA ACTGAGACAGAGGAGGAACAATCTGACACTGAAAGAATG GAACGCGAATGCTTATCACAGCAACTTGGGGCTTGCTGCTATCAAAGGGTCGGAAACCA AACCATGAACTCTGAGGTGAGGAATGTGCCATGGATACAGTGCGATTCCTGTCATGGTTGGCTTCACACAGACTGTGCAGGAATACATCTAACTGAACTAGGCACTGATTCTTCATTTAACTGTGGATGTCAAATGAAACTGCCCTATCATTTAAAAAG AACAAGGGCTGTTGCGAAAGAATGCTTACTGGAATCTGTCTTGACAGACGAAGAGATTCAA AAACTTGCACATGATCTTAGAGCTGGGGTGTTACGGTCAAATAGAATGTTTCTTAAACAACATCCCAATTTTAGTCtcaaattcaaacaaaacagagaaGCCCTAATCAGTATTTTCACTGAAAAACAG ACAACTGCCATAATCTATAGAGTGCATGCTGTAATGCGCCACAACAAGGGAGACTTGACACAACTTTCGTTTAATTTAGAAGTGATGACACCTGAG TTAACTGTGTCCATTCTGAGAAAGCTAGAAGGATTTAACCGCTATCAAGCAGAAAAGGCTTTTTTAAGCCACATTATTTTTGAAG ATGAAAACACCCAGAAAGAACTGGAAGACTGA